From Pseudomonas sp. FP2335, the proteins below share one genomic window:
- a CDS encoding tetratricopeptide repeat protein: MGLLRVASAMSLCAVAFSVQAEQLPIEVLSAVVKDQKIADAEVLLQRNGAQNVVGRTNAQGQVTLTSEGADDGSSLLIIKKPGYSNLVVKCPCKGMTYAVSPVMENLDGLRVVLTWGKTPEDLDSHMIFPGNNIYFENKQGTDAELDVDDVDSYGPETITLQKKHYGESYVYAVHDFTNGSNPSSRQLSNSEAKVFVYMGQSLVRTYYVPQNRTGNLWTVFRMTGSGDFQDINTFTGVTVDAANVLNEVKPLLDDSVAVSAVAVSSSAQTDAKRLNLQGEAAYQAGKLDQAIDLFRQAIELDNGFGKAYGNLGLAYQKAGNTAESIWANRKAIALATGANAPTVRAGSYYNIARIYEAAGQFQDALRHYQLAKEQKANPVYDTAIERVKNR, translated from the coding sequence ATGGGTTTGCTGCGTGTCGCTTCGGCGATGTCATTGTGTGCGGTAGCGTTTTCCGTCCAGGCCGAACAGTTGCCGATCGAAGTGCTCAGCGCGGTGGTCAAGGATCAGAAAATCGCTGACGCCGAAGTGCTGCTGCAACGCAACGGCGCACAGAACGTGGTGGGTCGTACCAACGCGCAAGGCCAGGTGACGCTCACCAGCGAAGGCGCCGATGATGGCAGCAGCCTGCTGATCATCAAGAAGCCTGGCTATTCCAACCTGGTGGTGAAGTGCCCGTGCAAGGGCATGACCTATGCGGTCAGCCCGGTGATGGAAAACCTCGACGGCCTGCGTGTGGTGCTGACGTGGGGCAAGACCCCGGAAGACCTCGATTCCCACATGATCTTCCCCGGCAACAATATCTACTTCGAAAACAAGCAAGGTACCGACGCCGAGCTGGACGTGGACGACGTTGACAGCTACGGCCCGGAAACCATCACCCTGCAGAAAAAACACTACGGCGAAAGCTACGTGTATGCGGTGCATGACTTCACCAACGGCAGCAATCCAAGCTCGCGCCAGCTGTCCAACAGCGAGGCCAAGGTGTTTGTGTATATGGGCCAATCGCTGGTACGTACCTACTACGTGCCGCAGAACCGCACCGGCAACCTGTGGACAGTATTCCGCATGACCGGCAGCGGCGACTTCCAGGACATCAACACCTTCACCGGCGTGACTGTGGACGCGGCGAACGTGCTGAACGAAGTCAAGCCGTTGCTGGATGACAGCGTGGCGGTCTCGGCAGTGGCGGTCAGCTCCTCCGCACAAACCGATGCGAAACGTCTTAACCTGCAAGGTGAAGCGGCCTACCAGGCTGGCAAGCTGGACCAGGCGATCGACCTGTTCCGCCAAGCCATCGAGCTGGACAATGGCTTCGGCAAGGCCTACGGCAACCTGGGCCTGGCCTATCAGAAGGCTGGCAACACCGCCGAGTCGATCTGGGCCAACCGCAAGGCCATCGCTTTGGCGACTGGTGCGAATGCCCCTACCGTGCGTGCAGGGTCTTACTACAACATTGCGCGGATCTATGAAGCGGCCGGGCAGTTCCAGGATGCGTTGCGTCACTACCAGTTGGCCAAGGAACAGAAAGCCAATCCGGTGTATGACACGGCGATTGAGCGGGTGAAAAACCGCTGA
- a CDS encoding ATP-dependent DNA helicase RecQ, with translation MHDTLQQVFGYPQFRLGQEQTVSAVLAGRSAAAIFPTGSGKSLCYQLSAVLLPHLTLVVSPLLALMQDQLGFLQRHGISAGSIDSAQSREDANDVMARARSGELKILMISVERLKNERFRNFLQSVQISLLVVDEAHCISEWGHNFRPDYLKLPDYQRQFNIPQALLLTATATPKVIADMQAKFAIAADDVVTTGFYRPNLNLLVEPVSGADKRRRLVQWMSERVGQPSIVYVTLQKTAEQIAEHLNRHGIQAEAYHAGLPHDKREGIQQRFMGGRSNCIVATIAFGMGIDKSDIRNVVHFDLPKSIENYSQEIGRAGRDGQPSDCLVLANRDSLNVLENFVYGDTPERDGIRRVLDELQAARGDGQWEFLLRSLSDHSNIRELPLKTLLVQLELKGVIAPRYAFYAEYRFKYLIEPEALLARFSGERQQFVAAIIQVCKRARTWATVDFDALYQQHNAGRDRVVKALDYFQEQGLVELESKQMTEVYSLLDTDFDPQALSAELYTGFKQHEIGEVARIHAMLDLFATERCLGQRLAQYFGDENAPQRCGHCSVCHGDVAHLPPPPVLPPLVDKNFMGLCGDFIHRHHQHTGQLPEAERLTRFLGGISVPLFTKLKARGIPGFAALEDYPYAEVRQWAEVHLNAL, from the coding sequence ATGCACGACACCCTCCAGCAGGTCTTTGGTTATCCACAGTTTCGTTTGGGCCAGGAACAAACGGTCAGCGCCGTGCTGGCCGGTCGTTCTGCTGCCGCGATTTTCCCCACGGGCTCCGGCAAGTCCCTTTGTTATCAGCTGTCGGCAGTGCTGTTGCCGCACCTGACGCTGGTGGTGTCGCCGCTGCTGGCGCTGATGCAGGACCAGCTGGGTTTCCTGCAACGCCATGGCATTTCGGCGGGCAGTATCGATTCGGCCCAGAGCCGCGAAGACGCGAATGATGTGATGGCGCGTGCGCGTTCGGGTGAGTTGAAGATCCTGATGATTTCCGTGGAGCGCTTGAAGAACGAGCGTTTTCGCAACTTCCTGCAAAGCGTGCAGATCTCGCTGTTGGTGGTGGATGAGGCGCACTGTATTTCCGAATGGGGCCATAATTTCCGTCCGGACTATTTGAAGCTGCCGGACTACCAGCGTCAGTTCAATATCCCACAAGCCCTGCTGTTGACGGCTACGGCGACGCCCAAGGTGATTGCCGACATGCAGGCGAAGTTCGCCATTGCTGCGGACGATGTGGTCACCACGGGCTTCTACCGGCCCAACCTCAACCTGTTGGTGGAACCCGTCAGTGGTGCAGACAAGCGCCGCCGACTGGTGCAGTGGATGAGCGAGCGGGTGGGCCAGCCGAGCATCGTTTACGTCACCTTGCAAAAAACCGCCGAACAGATTGCCGAGCATCTCAATCGCCATGGTATCCAGGCCGAGGCGTATCACGCCGGTTTGCCCCACGATAAGCGCGAGGGTATCCAGCAGCGCTTCATGGGCGGGCGCTCCAATTGCATCGTCGCCACCATCGCGTTTGGCATGGGCATCGACAAGAGCGACATCCGCAATGTGGTGCATTTCGACCTGCCCAAGTCCATCGAGAACTACAGCCAGGAAATCGGCCGCGCCGGGCGTGATGGTCAACCGTCCGATTGCCTGGTACTGGCCAACCGCGACAGCCTCAACGTGTTGGAAAACTTCGTCTATGGCGACACGCCGGAGCGGGACGGCATTCGCCGTGTGCTCGACGAGCTGCAGGCCGCGCGGGGTGACGGGCAGTGGGAGTTCCTGCTGCGCTCGCTGTCGGACCACAGCAACATCCGCGAGCTGCCGCTGAAAACGTTGCTGGTGCAGTTGGAACTCAAGGGCGTGATCGCGCCGCGCTATGCGTTTTATGCCGAATACCGCTTCAAGTACCTGATCGAACCCGAAGCCCTGCTGGCGCGTTTTTCCGGCGAGCGGCAGCAGTTTGTCGCGGCGATTATCCAGGTGTGCAAGCGGGCCAGGACTTGGGCGACGGTGGACTTCGACGCGCTTTATCAACAGCACAACGCCGGGCGCGACCGCGTGGTGAAGGCGCTGGATTACTTCCAGGAACAGGGCTTGGTCGAGCTGGAAAGCAAGCAGATGACCGAGGTCTACAGCCTGCTCGATACGGATTTCGACCCACAGGCCTTGAGCGCCGAGTTATACACAGGCTTCAAGCAGCACGAGATCGGTGAGGTGGCACGGATTCACGCCATGCTTGATCTGTTCGCCACCGAACGCTGCCTGGGGCAGCGCCTGGCGCAGTATTTTGGCGATGAAAACGCGCCGCAGCGCTGTGGGCATTGTTCGGTCTGCCACGGTGATGTGGCGCACTTACCGCCGCCGCCGGTCTTGCCGCCGCTTGTGGATAAAAACTTCATGGGGCTGTGCGGTGATTTTATCCACAGGCATCATCAGCACACCGGCCAATTGCCCGAAGCGGAACGCCTGACGCGGTTCCTCGGCGGAATCAGCGTGCCGTTGTTTACCAAGTTGAAGGCGCGGGGTATTCCGGGCTTTGCTGCGCTGGAAGATTATCCGTATGCCGAGGTACGCCAGTGGGCCGAGGTCCATTTGAATGCGCTTTGA
- a CDS encoding thioesterase family protein: protein MPDSVPQRADYLHFQPIITRWHDNDVYGHVNNVTYYSFFDTAVNTYLIEQGGLDIHDGEVVGFVVSSACDYFASIAFPERIDIGLRVGKLGNSSVQYELAVFKAGEDEACAAGRFVHVFVERGSNQPVPIAGVLREALQRLVA, encoded by the coding sequence ATGCCTGATTCCGTGCCACAACGTGCCGATTACCTTCACTTCCAGCCCATCATCACGCGCTGGCACGACAACGATGTGTATGGCCATGTGAACAACGTGACCTACTACAGCTTTTTCGACACGGCGGTGAATACCTACCTGATCGAACAGGGTGGGTTGGATATTCACGACGGCGAAGTGGTGGGGTTCGTGGTGAGTTCGGCGTGTGATTACTTCGCGTCGATTGCCTTTCCCGAGCGCATCGACATTGGCTTGCGGGTGGGCAAGTTGGGCAACAGTTCGGTGCAGTACGAGTTGGCGGTGTTCAAGGCAGGCGAGGACGAAGCCTGTGCGGCGGGGCGCTTTGTGCATGTGTTTGTGGAGCGTGGGTCGAACCAGCCGGTGCCGATTGCGGGGGTGTTGCGCGAGGCGTTGCAGCGGTTGGTGGCCTGA
- a CDS encoding glycine zipper domain-containing protein, with the protein MKFSSILLLSLGLVSGAAMAGGTTEAGVGGALGGVLGSVVGQQLGGNTGSTIGAALGGAGGSAVGADKRSRGEAAIGGALGAAGGNVVGRSVGGSTGSLIGAAAGGGAGGALGNYMGNKSDDDDRRSRDNRRYDRDDHRGRGHAYGHRKNKHHYRHR; encoded by the coding sequence ATGAAGTTCTCCTCGATTCTCTTGTTGTCCCTTGGCCTGGTCAGTGGCGCAGCCATGGCCGGTGGCACCACCGAAGCCGGTGTAGGCGGCGCATTGGGCGGGGTTCTAGGTTCGGTTGTTGGCCAGCAGCTTGGCGGCAACACCGGCTCGACCATTGGCGCAGCCCTGGGTGGCGCCGGTGGTAGTGCGGTCGGCGCCGACAAACGCAGCCGTGGCGAAGCCGCCATCGGCGGTGCGTTGGGCGCAGCGGGCGGCAACGTTGTGGGTCGCAGTGTCGGCGGCAGCACCGGCAGCCTGATCGGCGCAGCCGCCGGCGGTGGTGCGGGTGGTGCGCTGGGCAACTACATGGGCAACAAGAGCGATGACGATGATCGTCGTTCGCGTGACAACCGTCGTTATGATCGTGATGACCATCGTGGCCGTGGGCATGCTTACGGGCATCGCAAGAACAAGCATCACTACCGTCACCGCTAA
- a CDS encoding FdhF/YdeP family oxidoreductase, with the protein MSNHNQADQTPTPRYKPYKGAAGGWGALISVAQAWLTSDNALKNLRMMLKTNQNGGFDCPGCAWGDSPESGMVKFCENGAKAVNWEATKRRVDAAFFAKHSVTSLLAQSDYWLEYQGRLTEPMRYDADTDRYQPISWEAAFDLVGKHLNALPSPDMAEFYTSGRASNEAAYLYQLFVRAYGTNNFPDCSNMCHEASGVALAQSVGVGKGTVTFDDFEHADAIFVWGQNPGTNHPRMLEPLREAVTRGAQVVCINPLKERGLERFQHPQHPLEMLTNGDKPTNTAYFRPALGGDMAILRGMAKFLLLWERQAQAEGKEAVFDHDFLNEHTANVLDYLARIDDTSWDEITEQSGLTLVEIEQAARMYAKGKNVIMCWAMGITQHRHSVPTIQEIANLMLLRGNIGRPGAGLCPVRGHSNVQGDRTMGINERPPVAFLDALERRFQFQVPRTNGHNVVEAIHAMLEGRSKVFIGLGGNFAQATPDSPRTFEALRNCDLTVQISTKLNRSHLMHGKDALILPCLGRTDIDIQADGPQAVTVEDSFSMVHGSNGQLQPLSKLMKSEPAILAGIAAATLGSKPVDWNWLVADYGRIRELIADTIPGFKDFNEKIKHPGGFYLGNSAGSRRWNTPSGRANFRANILPKDLIHERTHATGKVPDLIMQSMRSHDQYNTTIYGLDDRYRGVKGQRDVLFVNEADIIRLGFKPGQKADIVSLWEDGRERRVKGFTLLAFDIPAGQAAAYYPEVNPLVPLESTGDGSHTPTSKFVAIRLEAASDNGLIMARSA; encoded by the coding sequence GTGAGCAACCATAATCAAGCCGACCAAACCCCAACCCCGCGCTACAAGCCCTACAAGGGCGCAGCCGGCGGCTGGGGCGCACTGATCAGCGTGGCCCAGGCCTGGCTGACCAGCGACAACGCGCTGAAAAACCTGCGCATGATGCTCAAGACCAACCAGAACGGCGGCTTCGACTGCCCAGGCTGCGCCTGGGGCGACTCGCCGGAAAGCGGCATGGTCAAGTTCTGCGAGAACGGCGCCAAGGCGGTGAACTGGGAAGCCACCAAGCGCCGTGTCGATGCGGCGTTCTTCGCCAAGCACAGCGTCACCTCGCTGCTGGCGCAAAGCGACTACTGGCTGGAATACCAGGGCCGCCTGACCGAGCCGATGCGCTACGACGCCGACACCGACCGCTACCAGCCCATCAGCTGGGAAGCCGCGTTCGACCTGGTGGGCAAGCACCTCAACGCCCTGCCCAGCCCGGATATGGCCGAGTTCTACACCTCGGGCCGCGCCAGCAACGAAGCGGCATACCTGTATCAACTGTTTGTGCGCGCCTACGGCACCAACAACTTCCCGGACTGTTCGAACATGTGCCACGAGGCCAGCGGCGTCGCGCTGGCGCAAAGCGTGGGCGTGGGCAAAGGCACCGTGACCTTTGACGACTTTGAACATGCCGACGCGATTTTCGTCTGGGGCCAGAACCCTGGCACCAACCACCCACGCATGCTTGAACCCCTGCGCGAAGCGGTGACCCGTGGTGCCCAGGTGGTGTGTATCAACCCGCTCAAAGAGCGCGGCCTGGAACGCTTCCAGCACCCGCAACACCCGCTGGAAATGCTCACCAACGGCGACAAACCGACCAACACCGCCTACTTCCGCCCGGCCCTGGGTGGCGACATGGCCATTTTGCGCGGCATGGCCAAGTTCCTGCTGCTGTGGGAACGCCAGGCCCAGGCCGAAGGCAAGGAAGCGGTGTTCGACCACGACTTCCTCAACGAACACACCGCCAACGTGCTGGACTACCTGGCCAGGATCGACGACACCTCGTGGGATGAAATCACCGAGCAATCGGGCCTGACGCTGGTCGAGATCGAGCAGGCGGCGCGCATGTACGCCAAAGGCAAGAACGTGATCATGTGCTGGGCCATGGGCATTACCCAGCACCGTCACTCGGTGCCGACCATCCAGGAAATCGCCAACCTGATGCTGCTGCGCGGCAACATCGGCCGCCCCGGCGCCGGCCTGTGTCCGGTGCGTGGCCACAGCAACGTGCAGGGCGACCGCACCATGGGCATCAACGAACGCCCACCGGTGGCGTTCCTCGACGCCCTGGAACGGCGCTTCCAGTTCCAGGTGCCACGCACCAACGGCCACAACGTGGTCGAAGCGATCCACGCCATGCTCGAAGGCCGCTCCAAGGTGTTTATCGGCCTGGGCGGCAACTTCGCCCAAGCCACCCCAGACAGCCCGCGCACCTTTGAAGCGCTGCGCAACTGCGACCTGACCGTGCAGATCAGCACCAAGCTCAACCGCAGCCACCTCATGCACGGCAAAGACGCGCTGATCCTGCCGTGCCTGGGCCGTACCGACATCGACATCCAGGCCGACGGCCCGCAAGCGGTGACCGTGGAAGATTCGTTCAGCATGGTCCACGGCTCCAACGGCCAACTGCAACCGCTGTCGAAACTGATGAAATCCGAGCCGGCGATCCTGGCCGGTATCGCCGCCGCCACCCTGGGCAGCAAACCAGTGGACTGGAACTGGCTGGTGGCCGACTACGGGCGCATCCGTGAACTGATCGCCGACACCATCCCGGGCTTCAAGGACTTCAACGAGAAGATCAAGCACCCGGGCGGTTTCTACCTCGGCAACTCCGCCGGCTCACGGCGCTGGAACACTCCGTCGGGCCGCGCCAACTTCCGCGCTAATATCCTGCCCAAGGACCTGATCCACGAACGCACCCACGCCACCGGCAAGGTGCCGGACCTGATCATGCAGTCGATGCGCTCCCACGATCAGTACAACACCACCATTTATGGCCTGGACGACCGCTACCGTGGGGTCAAGGGCCAGCGCGACGTGCTGTTTGTCAACGAAGCCGACATCATCCGCCTGGGCTTCAAGCCGGGGCAGAAGGCCGACATCGTGTCGCTGTGGGAGGACGGCCGTGAACGCCGTGTGAAAGGCTTTACCTTGCTGGCGTTCGATATTCCGGCAGGACAGGCGGCGGCCTACTACCCGGAAGTGAACCCACTGGTGCCACTGGAAAGCACTGGGGATGGCAGCCATACGCCGACGTCGAAATTCGTGGCGATCCGGCTGGAAGCCGCGAGCGACAACGGCCTGATCATGGCCCGCAGCGCCTGA
- the fdhD gene encoding formate dehydrogenase accessory sulfurtransferase FdhD, with translation MNAKRPVCAAPALDTPAPAASQSYQFCNLEHTEVASTALAEEVALAIAYNDISQAVMLVTPTDLQDFIVGFSIGSGIIADVSDIYDLKLSGSGSAQYAQVQISSRAFWNLKQQRRQLAGTSGCGLCGVEAVEQALPDLPVLPGAPLPPAAWLDGLRQRISAFQPLGQYSGAVHAAVFMNSQGELLLGREDIGRHNALDKLIGALIRQKIPTEGGLAIVTSRCSLELIQKVLRAGIQTLVSLSSPTGLALQWARRHNLNLIHLPQKSAPRVYSPAMENQP, from the coding sequence ATGAACGCCAAGCGCCCAGTCTGCGCGGCGCCCGCCCTTGATACGCCCGCGCCGGCCGCCAGCCAGAGCTACCAGTTTTGCAATCTCGAACACACGGAAGTCGCCAGCACCGCGCTGGCGGAAGAAGTGGCGTTGGCAATTGCCTACAACGACATCAGCCAGGCGGTGATGCTGGTAACGCCCACCGACCTGCAAGATTTTATCGTCGGTTTCAGCATTGGCAGCGGCATTATCGCCGACGTTAGCGACATTTATGATCTGAAACTCAGCGGATCTGGCTCAGCGCAGTACGCTCAGGTGCAGATCTCCAGTCGCGCGTTCTGGAACCTCAAGCAGCAGCGCCGCCAATTGGCCGGCACCAGCGGCTGTGGCCTGTGCGGCGTGGAGGCGGTGGAACAAGCCCTGCCCGACCTGCCAGTGCTGCCCGGCGCACCCTTGCCGCCTGCCGCATGGCTTGATGGCCTGCGCCAACGCATCAGCGCGTTCCAGCCGTTGGGGCAGTACAGCGGCGCGGTGCATGCCGCCGTATTCATGAACAGCCAGGGCGAGTTGCTGCTGGGCCGCGAAGACATCGGCCGGCATAACGCCCTGGATAAATTGATCGGCGCCTTGATCCGCCAAAAGATTCCGACCGAAGGCGGCCTGGCGATTGTCACCAGTCGTTGCAGCCTGGAGCTGATCCAGAAAGTCCTGCGCGCGGGCATCCAGACCCTGGTCAGCCTGTCGTCGCCCACCGGCCTGGCCCTGCAATGGGCGCGCCGGCATAACCTCAATCTCATTCACCTGCCGCAGAAAAGTGCGCCGCGAGTCTACAGCCCCGCGATGGAGAACCAGCCGTGA
- a CDS encoding LysR family transcriptional regulator has protein sequence MDIKQLKFLIALDETRHFGQAAARCHITQPTLSMRLRSLEEELDLPLVNRGQRFEGFTAPGERVLAWARTVLAAYDGLQAEAAACRGNLVGTLRLGVVPLSSFDPLALMQQLHKEHPSLRFELSALSSEQILEQLASNRLDLGVSYLERLDTERFDSLALGETRMGLLYDQRFFSFGDKPLSWEALTELPLGMLTSGMHFRQSIDHNFHSRGLNPQPLLQTDAVHQLLQAVHGGLCCAVMPLDGGLDALTEHLRLQPIEDAHTLARLGLIMRRSAPRSALAEACFALFQKSQIES, from the coding sequence ATGGACATCAAACAGCTGAAATTCCTCATCGCCCTCGACGAAACCCGTCACTTTGGCCAGGCGGCGGCGCGTTGCCACATTACCCAGCCGACCCTGTCGATGCGCCTGCGCAGTCTTGAAGAAGAGTTGGACCTGCCGTTGGTCAATCGCGGCCAGCGCTTCGAAGGCTTTACCGCCCCCGGTGAACGCGTGCTGGCCTGGGCCCGAACAGTCCTGGCCGCCTATGACGGCTTGCAGGCTGAAGCCGCCGCCTGTCGCGGCAACCTGGTCGGTACGTTGCGCCTGGGCGTGGTGCCACTGTCGAGCTTTGATCCGTTGGCCTTGATGCAGCAACTGCACAAGGAGCACCCGAGCCTGCGCTTCGAGCTGTCGGCACTCAGCTCCGAACAGATCCTCGAACAGCTGGCCAGCAACCGCCTGGACCTCGGCGTGTCCTATCTGGAGCGCCTGGACACCGAGCGTTTCGACTCCCTGGCCCTGGGCGAAACCCGCATGGGCCTACTCTATGACCAACGCTTCTTCAGCTTCGGCGACAAACCGTTGAGCTGGGAAGCGCTGACCGAACTGCCCCTGGGCATGCTCACCAGCGGCATGCACTTTCGCCAATCCATCGACCATAACTTCCACAGCCGTGGGCTCAACCCGCAGCCGCTGCTGCAAACCGATGCCGTCCATCAGTTGTTGCAAGCGGTGCATGGCGGTTTGTGTTGCGCGGTGATGCCGCTCGATGGCGGCCTCGATGCGCTCACCGAGCACCTGCGCCTGCAACCCATCGAAGACGCGCATACCCTGGCGCGCCTGGGGTTGATCATGCGCCGTAGCGCGCCGCGTTCGGCGTTGGCCGAGGCGTGCTTCGCGCTGTTTCAGAAATCGCAAATCGAGTCTTGA
- the lysM gene encoding peptidoglycan-binding protein LysM, whose translation MSIFSFIKEAGEKIVDLLTPGNANASEQLKDHVSKVGLGNPNVQTTVDGDKVTVTGEVATQEEKEKILLALGNIAGVARVDDQIKVTGPVVAAARFVVVKKGDTLSAISLAVYGNANQYNKIFEANKPLLSHPDKIYPGQTLRIPE comes from the coding sequence ATGAGCATTTTCAGCTTTATCAAGGAAGCCGGCGAAAAGATTGTCGACCTGTTGACGCCGGGTAATGCAAACGCCAGTGAGCAGTTGAAGGACCACGTGTCCAAAGTCGGTCTGGGGAATCCGAATGTGCAGACCACGGTGGACGGCGACAAGGTGACCGTGACCGGTGAAGTGGCCACCCAGGAAGAGAAAGAGAAGATCCTGCTGGCGCTGGGCAATATTGCCGGTGTGGCCAGGGTGGATGATCAGATCAAGGTAACCGGTCCGGTAGTGGCTGCCGCCCGTTTTGTCGTGGTGAAGAAGGGCGACACGTTGAGCGCGATTTCCCTGGCGGTATATGGCAACGCCAATCAGTACAACAAGATTTTCGAGGCGAACAAGCCGCTGTTGTCGCACCCGGACAAGATCTATCCAGGCCAGACACTGCGTATCCCTGAGTAA
- the yrfG gene encoding GMP/IMP nucleotidase, translating to MPSLPWHAIDTVLLDMDGTLLDLHYDNHFWMEHLPQRYAELHGVSRAIAEMELQPLFERNAGQLQWYCLDFWSAELKLPVRELKLETAHLIALRADADTFLAAIKRAGKRVILITNAHRDSLSLKLERIELAPYFERLISSHDYGFAKENPQFWDALQADIGFDPARSLFIDDTLPILRSARAFGVGHLLAVKEPDSKKGAKDTGEFEAVDDYRDLIAGL from the coding sequence ATGCCCTCTTTGCCCTGGCACGCCATCGACACCGTCCTGCTGGACATGGACGGCACCCTGCTCGACCTGCATTACGACAACCATTTCTGGATGGAGCACCTGCCCCAACGCTACGCCGAACTGCACGGCGTGAGCCGGGCCATCGCCGAGATGGAGTTGCAGCCCCTGTTCGAGCGTAACGCCGGGCAGTTGCAATGGTATTGCCTGGATTTCTGGAGCGCCGAACTCAAGCTCCCGGTACGCGAACTCAAGCTGGAAACCGCCCACCTGATAGCGCTGCGCGCGGATGCAGACACCTTCCTCGCGGCGATCAAACGGGCCGGCAAGCGTGTGATCCTGATCACCAACGCGCACCGTGATTCGCTGTCACTGAAATTGGAACGGATTGAGCTGGCACCGTACTTCGAACGCCTGATCAGCTCCCACGACTACGGTTTTGCCAAGGAAAACCCGCAGTTTTGGGATGCGCTGCAAGCCGACATCGGCTTCGACCCGGCGCGCAGCCTGTTTATCGACGATACCTTGCCGATTTTGCGCAGTGCGCGGGCGTTTGGTGTGGGGCATTTGTTGGCGGTCAAAGAGCCGGACAGTAAAAAAGGGGCCAAAGACACAGGGGAATTCGAGGCCGTCGACGACTACCGCGATCTCATTGCCGGACTCTAA
- the nudE gene encoding ADP compounds hydrolase NudE, translating to MRQKPTVLAREIVASSRLFRVEEVQLRFTNGVERTYERLVGRGAGYGAVMIVAMLDDEHAVLVEEYCGGTDEYELSLPKGLIEPGEDVLAAADRELKEEAGYGARQLELITELSLSPGYMSQKIQVVLATDLYEERLEGDEPEPMRVDKVNLRELSMLAQNEQFSEGRALAALYLVRDLLTQRGAFKA from the coding sequence ATGCGCCAGAAACCCACCGTCCTCGCCCGCGAAATAGTCGCCAGTAGCCGTTTGTTCCGCGTGGAGGAAGTGCAATTGCGCTTCACCAATGGCGTTGAACGGACCTACGAGCGCCTGGTGGGTCGCGGTGCCGGCTACGGCGCGGTGATGATCGTGGCGATGCTCGATGACGAGCACGCGGTGCTGGTGGAAGAGTATTGCGGCGGCACCGATGAATATGAACTGTCCTTGCCCAAGGGCCTGATCGAACCCGGCGAAGATGTTCTGGCGGCTGCCGACCGTGAGCTCAAGGAAGAGGCGGGCTATGGCGCACGGCAGTTGGAACTGATTACCGAGCTGTCGCTGTCGCCCGGCTACATGAGCCAGAAAATCCAGGTGGTGCTGGCCACCGATCTCTACGAAGAGCGTCTTGAAGGTGATGAGCCCGAGCCGATGCGGGTGGACAAGGTCAACCTGCGTGAGCTGTCGATGCTGGCGCAAAACGAGCAATTCAGCGAAGGCCGCGCCCTGGCCGCGTTGTACCTGGTACGAGACCTGTTGACCCAGCGAGGAGCGTTTAAGGCATGA
- the cysQ gene encoding 3'(2'),5'-bisphosphate nucleotidase CysQ, with the protein MSELFLGHPFIAPVIELARQAGEVILPYWRAGVAVTSKADDSPVTAADLAAHHLILAGLTALDPSIPVLSEEDADIDQSVRAAWQRWWLVDPLDGTKEFIAGSEEFTVNIALIEQGRVVFGVVSMPTNGRCYFGGAGLGAWRSDVNEAHKPIQVRTAPAAGEAFTVVASRRHTSPEQERLLDGLSEGLGALKLANIGSSLKFCLLAEGSADCYPRLAPTSQWDTAAAQGVLEGAGGEVLELSGVPFSYPARASLLNPFFLALPAKAPWRERLLSLARS; encoded by the coding sequence ATGAGCGAATTGTTTTTAGGCCACCCGTTTATCGCCCCCGTTATCGAGCTGGCTCGCCAGGCCGGTGAAGTGATCCTGCCGTACTGGCGCGCCGGGGTTGCCGTGACGTCCAAGGCCGATGATTCGCCGGTGACGGCGGCCGATCTTGCCGCTCACCACCTCATCCTCGCGGGCCTGACCGCGCTGGACCCGAGCATCCCGGTACTGTCCGAAGAGGATGCCGACATTGATCAAAGCGTACGCGCCGCTTGGCAGCGCTGGTGGTTGGTGGACCCGCTGGACGGCACCAAGGAATTTATCGCCGGCAGCGAAGAGTTCACCGTCAACATCGCCTTGATCGAGCAGGGCCGCGTGGTGTTTGGCGTGGTGTCGATGCCGACCAACGGGCGTTGTTACTTCGGTGGTGCGGGCCTGGGCGCATGGCGTTCGGATGTGAATGAAGCGCACAAGCCGATCCAGGTGCGCACGGCCCCGGCGGCCGGCGAGGCGTTTACCGTGGTCGCCAGCCGTCGGCATACCAGCCCGGAGCAGGAGCGTCTGCTGGACGGTTTGAGTGAAGGCTTGGGAGCGCTGAAGCTGGCGAATATCGGCAGTTCGCTGAAGTTCTGCCTGTTGGCCGAAGGCAGTGCCGACTGTTATCCACGACTGGCGCCGACATCGCAGTGGGACACCGCCGCGGCCCAAGGCGTGCTGGAAGGCGCGGGTGGCGAAGTGTTGGAGTTGAGCGGCGTGCCGTTCAGTTATCCGGCGCGGGCGTCGTTGTTGAATCCGTTCTTTTTGGCATTGCCGGCCAAAGCGCCGTGGCGCGAACGCTTGCTGAGCCTGGCTCGGTCTTAG